The following proteins are co-located in the Takifugu flavidus isolate HTHZ2018 chromosome 16, ASM371156v2, whole genome shotgun sequence genome:
- the cep170ba gene encoding centrosomal protein of 170 kDa protein B isoform X2, with protein sequence MSVTSWFLVSSSGTRHRLPREMIFVGRDDCELMLQSRSVDKQHAVINYDHNADEHMVKDLGSLNGTFVNDLRIPEQTYITLKLSDVIRFGYDAHVYILEKSQHKVPEEALKHEKYTSQLQLSLKALEARAKEKLQFHSSEKTRGPVSNVKLQERTERKAHSLTAATDSPISKPTPLYGQPSWWGEDEDPAKIKQERKFPEAIKDVRYEVNGSLSDSQAKSLLSYHREPSYFEIPTKETLPRLVKKPEPQVDEVPTKDTPNLPECVPSAPTPAMVQSHASFTIEFDDCTPGKMKIKDHITKFSFRQPRKLPLIDSVTTPSEVISAENKVADWLVHSNASMMRRKSPAEDMYSTNSDPSFRKMDNANNYEDGTYSDLGKPAVNGNEFSLSEPEISSYVSSQFARASPPQRFTSSDSEQPLSSTPPESQSRPTHCNTEPHKAFVIEFFDDNSRKKHTNSPTNSASSPEYPGVRVLLEKSRKSTSPPEERKTSNTPPTQRYTIPLKDPAPIDHQRAGSLRREKTEDRISTGFSSRSSSSVPTKPFSSVGRRSKFAQEFIAEFQKQAKQLSSASNERNASSLPTAAKMETVVASHAGRSPSRAPSQPQTSSPIHQPVPLTVPVMPLSAQNVEAKSVHVCPKNEEDDNLSDTGTYTIETDVQDGELEEARSKVDKVFGVCESPEQNHQSEAETSAAFSPVNVESREQHRQSSSGEVQSADVGLKGAPKWKSCWASLADSYTESGAPSGFVDIPSQMELSGGAQGTCTNKAGQNDSADREGSRSPHVPPHLPPGEKTDIAAPSIHVHYDPHTTFDVEDKSLAGCKSPDSIHRLLVQNDVEPDSLSDASKSEDGSLVDERRRPLSDTEEMKHESKPRLPAQSTSFYIGSEEAISKTDHGGSKSRMAKTEKKHTTKSFSTATLTKPRRSHDTVKVRPNVSAPVLCHGSESREGTSSTLLRQKSFTKEKSGNVKLPSITSQSTQIDSGSESVQGTCKDTRSYLKETEDVLAVLEAKLQAAQSEMTPVADSLSGESDIDTSSTVSQHSNRPRSNTLTKKAPITGFRREKSSASITSQDSVQLPGASERRHSQRVESKNQSESVWRHVELKRSVGKYGSTDLSDDPQSLPCSDQETNTHPPYRKYTVPLQKEDGKTSRVSQVLSRTKSLSAPRPTRASMLRRARLGEASDNEGPETEKPVQEVGSAPSKQPQESKKLSRLDMLAMPRKRTNSFNTPSDTEIGRSTGFSNRSAESAGNSARRASAPGPKPVERPQKPPLNRTPLTRVRSSSAKYASSTASSRRRQKGSDYTSTSDDDEYDSNQSTPKNKRSQPSSALHSPRPQPRPRAQPVVALHPKQASKESEDNKHEGETLHNWSNHSAEIARLSQDLAKDLAILAREIHDVAGDGEPTNIDPAATAEATQEKLVSDIPEAGLNHQRVSAGTTSTCEPVQSSMDHKERSRQQDQSTDEAKVDNLMLNPVSQVIVEIRENTEQLAAKIKTLFQDRMDIWEEIEVKVNSENDVPVVKTSNKEITSILKELMRVQRQLEVINTVMDPRGQPDLSRTSASAASSSRVRLSRSTPSRDFRTVHSTSKRGGGPRPGDSVRRAAVTPDDVRQGYLV encoded by the exons TCTCGCAGCGTCGACAAACAACACGCCGTCATCAACTATGACCACAACGCAGACGAGCACATGGTGAAGGATCTGGGCAGCTTGAACGGG ACATTTGTCAATGACCTGCGAATCCCGGAGCAGACGTACATCACCCTCAAGCTCTCTGATGTCATTCGATTTGGCTACG ATGCTCATGTTTATATCTTGGAGAAGAGTCAACATAAGGTCCCAGAGGAAGCTCTTAAA CACGAGAAGTACACAAGTCAGTTGCAGCTTAGTCTGAAAGCCCTGGAGGCCAGGGCAAAGGAGAAGCTACAGTTCCACAGTTCAGAGAAGACCAGGGGACCTGTTTCTAATGTTAAACTGCAGGAGAGGACTGAGAGAAAAGCCCACTCTCTCACAG cTGCCACAGATTCTCCAATATCCAAGCCAACTCCTCTCTATGGTCAACCTTCCTGGTGGGGGGAGGATGAAGACCCGGCTAAAAtaaagcaagaaagaaaattCCCAG AGGCCATTAAAGATGTCAGATATGAAGTCAATGGATCTCTATCTGACAGTCAAGCCAAGTCTCTTTTGTCCTACCACCGGGAGCCCAGCTACTTTGAGATCCCTACAAAGGAAACTCTGCCAAGACTGGTCAAAAAACCTGAGCCCCAGGTTGATGAGGTTCCCACAAAGGACACTCCAAACCTCCCCGAGTGTGTCCCTTCTGCTCCTACACCTGCCATGGTCCAAAGCCATGCCTCCTTCACTATTGAATTTGATGATTGCACTCCAGGTAAAATGAAGATCAAGGACCACATAACTAAGTTTTCCTTCCGCCAGCCACGCAAGCTCCCTTTGATAGATTCCGTCACAACACCCAGTGAGGTGATATCGGCAGAAAATAAGGTTGCTGACTGGCTGGTCCACAGCAATGCTAGTATGATGAGGAGGAAGTCACCTGCTGAAGACATGTACAGCACAAACAGTGACCCATCTTTCCGGAAAATGGATAATG CAAATAACTATGAGGATGGCACCTACAGTGATTTGGGGAAGCCTGCAGTCAATGGAAATGAGTTTTCCTTATCAGAACCTGAAATTTCTTCCTACGTGTCGTCACAATTTGCGAGAGCTTCCCCGCCACAACGCTTCACCTCCTCTGACTCGGAGCAGCCCCTGTCATCCACTCCTCCAGAGTCTCAGTCCCGACCAACTCACTGCAACACTGAGCCACACAAGGCCTTTGTCATTGAATTTTTTGATGATAATTCAAGAAAAAAGCATACCAACTCGCCAACCAATAGCGCATCTTCGCCTGAGTATCCTGGCGTCAGGGTCCTGTTGGAAAAATCAAGAAAGAGCACGAGCCCACCGGAAGAGAGAAAGacctccaacacccccccgACCCAACGGTACACCATCCCTCTGAAGGATCCAGCTCCCATCGACCATCAGAGAGCTGGCTCACTTCGAAGAGAGAAGACTGAGGACCGGATCAGTACCGGTTTCTCTTCTCGTTCTTCATCATCTGTGCCTACAAAACCTTTCAGTAGCGTGGGCCGGAGATCCAAATTTGCCCAGGAATTTATTGCTGAGTTCCAAAAACAAGCAAAGCAGCTCTCTTCCGCCAGCAACGAGAGAAATGCATCCAGCCTCCCTACTGCAGCGAAAATGGAGACGGTGGTAGCATCCCACGCTGGCCGCTCTCCGTCTAGGGCTCCCTCTCAACCACAGACTTCCTCTCCTATCCACCAGCCTGTTCCCCTTACGGTCCCGGTGATGCCCCTCTCAGCTCAGAACGTCGAAGCGAAGAGTGTGCACGTCTGTCCTAAAAATGAGGAGGATGACAATCTGAGCGACACGGGAACCTACACCATTGAAACTGATGTTCAAGATGGAGAGCTAGAAGAGGCACGGAGCAAAGTTGACAAG GTGTTTGGTGTTTGTGAGAGCCCAGAACAAAACCACCAGAGTgaagcagaaacatctgcagcgtTTAGCCCTGTTAATGTTGAGAGCAGGGAGCAGCATAGGCAGTCTAGCAGTGGGGAG GTTCAGTCAGCAGATGTAGGCCTAAAGGGTGCTCCTAAATGGAAGTCTTGCTGGGCCAGTTTGGCAGACAGCTATACAGAATCTGGTGCCCCATCTGGCTTCGTTGACATACCTTCCCAGATGGAGCTGTCCGGAGGGG cACAGGGAACGTGCACAAACAAGGCCGGTCAAAACGACAGTGCAGACCGCGAGGGTTCAAGATCTCCACATGTTCCGCCTCATCTACCACCAGGGGAGAAGACTGACATTGCAGCTCCCAGCATTCATGTTCATTATGACCCGCATACAACATTTGATGTAGAAGACAAAAGCTTGGCAGGCTGCAAGTCTCCGGACAGCATTCACAGGTTATTGGTGCAGAATGATGTGGAGCCAGACAGCCTGAGCGATGCCAGCAAGTCTGAGGACGGTTCCCTTGTAGACGAAAGGAGGAGGCCACTGTCAGACACAGAAGAGATGAAACACGAGAGCAAACCCAGACTCCCAGCTCAGTCTACTTCATTCTACATTGGGTCAGAGGAGGCTATTTCCAAAACCGACCACGGAGGATCAAAATCACGTATGGCTaagactgaaaaaaaacacacaacaaaatcTTTCTCTACAGCTACTCTGACCAAGCCGAGAAGAAGCCACGACACTGTAAAAGTCAGGCCCAATGTTTCGGCTCCTGTTCTATGCCATGGTTCAGAATCCAGAGAGGGCACATCATCTACATTACTGAGACAGAAAAGCTTCACCAAGGAGAAGTCAGGTAATGTCAAGCTGCCCAGCATAACCAGCCAGTCTACCCAGATAGACTCGGGGTCTGAATCAGTGCAGGGAACCTGCAAGGACACACGCTCTTACTTAAAAGAGACAGAGGATGTTCTTGCTGTTCTGGAGGCGAAACTCCAGGCTGCACAGTCGGAGATGACCCCTGTAGCAGACTCCTTATCAGGAGAGTCCGACATAGATACCTCCAGCACTGTCAGCCAGCACAGCAACAGACCCAGGTCTAACACGCTGACTAAAAAGGCTCCTATAACTGGCTTCCGAAGGGAAAAGTCTTCAGCCAGTATTACCAGTCAGGACTCAGTCCAGCTGCCTGGTGCGTCAGAGAGGCGACACTCTCAGCGTGTAGAAAGCAAAAACCAGTCTGAGTCCGTCTGGAGACATGTGGAACTCAAACGCAGCGTTGGAAAATATGGCTCCACAGACCTGAGTGATGATCCTCAGAGTTTACCTTGCTCTGATCAGGAGACTAACACCCACCCACCCTACAGAAAATACACTGTGCCCCTTCAGAAGGAGGATGGCAAAACCTCCAGAGTGTCCCAGGTTTTGTCTCGCACAAAGAGCTTGTCAGCCCCGAGGCCCACCCGAGCGTCCATGCTTCGTAGGGCCCGTTTGGGAGAGGCCTCGGACAACGAGGGCCCAGAGACAGAGAAGCCGGTGCAGGAGGTGGGCAGCGCCCCATCTAAGCAACCGCAGGAATCCAAGAAACTCTCCAGGCTGGACATGCTGGCGATGCCTCGTAAGCGCACCAACTCCTTCAACACCCCCAGTGACACCGAGATAGGCAGGAGCACAGGATTCTCCAACCGCAGCGCCGAGTCTGCTGGCAACTCGGCCCGACGGGCCTCTGCTCCAGGACCAAAGCCTGTCGAAAGGCCACAGAAACCCCCCCTCAACAGGACACCACTCACTCGTGTACGCTCAAGCAGTGCCAAATATGCCAGCAGCACTGCCA GCTCTAGGAGACGACAGAAAGGCTCCGATTATACCTCTACCTCAGACGATGACGAGTATGACTCGAACCAGAGCACTCCTAAAAACAAACGCTCCCAACCTTCCTCAGCTCTCCACAGCCCGCGGCCTCAGCCTCGACCCAGAGCTCAGCCCGTGGTCGCCCTCCATCCAAAACAGGCCAGCAAAGAATCGGAGGACAACAAACATGAAGGAGAAACTCTCCACAACTGGTCCAACCACAGTGCTGAGATTGCACG CTTGAGTCAAGACTTGGCTAAAGACCTCGCCATCTTAGCCAGAGAGATCCACGATGTGGCAGGAGATGGTGAGCCCACAAACATCGATCCAGCTGCCACGGCTGAGGCCACTCAGGAAAAG CTGGTCAGCGATATCCCAGAGGCTGGCTTAAACCACCAGAGGGTCTCCGCAGGGACTACATCGACGTGCGAACctgtgcagagcagcatggaTCACAAGGAAAGGAGCAGGCAGCAAGATCAGAGCACAGATGAG gCCAAGGTGGATAATCTGATGTTGAATCCAGTGTCTCAAGTCATTGTAGAAATCAGAGAAAACACGGAGCAACTTGCAGCCAAAATAAA GACACTGTTCCAGGACAGAATGGACATCTGGGAGGAGATTGAAGTCAAGGTGAATTCTGAAAATGACGTTCCCGTCGTCAAAACCTCCAATAAG GAAATCACATCTAttctgaaggaactcatgagaGTTCAAAGGCAACTTGAAG TCATTAACACGGTCATGGACCCCCGCGGGCAGCCCGATTTGTCCAGGAcctcagcttctgctgcatcCTCATCCCGCGTCCGACTCTCCAGATCCACCCCCTCTCGAGACTTCCGAACGGTCCACTCGACCTCTAAACGCGGCGGCGGCCCGAGGCCCGGTGACAGCGTCAGGAGAGCAGCCGTGACACCAGATGATGTCAGACAGGGATATTTGGTCTGA
- the cep170ba gene encoding centrosomal protein of 170 kDa protein B isoform X4, translating to MSVTSWFLVSSSGTRHRLPREMIFVGRDDCELMLQSRSVDKQHAVINYDHNADEHMVKDLGSLNGTFVNDLRIPEQTYITLKLSDVIRFGYDAHVYILEKSQHKVPEEALKHEKYTSQLQLSLKALEARAKEKLQFHSSEKTRGPVSNVKLQERTERKAHSLTAATDSPISKPTPLYGQPSWWGEDEDPAKIKQERKFPEAIKDVRYEVNGSLSDSQAKSLLSYHREPSYFEIPTKETLPRLVKKPEPQVDEVPTKDTPNLPECVPSAPTPAMVQSHASFTIEFDDCTPGKMKIKDHITKFSFRQPRKLPLIDSVTTPSEVISAENKVADWLVHSNASMMRRKSPAEDMYSTNSDPSFRKMDNANNYEDGTYSDLGKPAVNGNEFSLSEPEISSYVSSQFARASPPQRFTSSDSEQPLSSTPPESQSRPTHCNTEPHKAFVIEFFDDNSRKKHTNSPTNSASSPEYPGVRVLLEKSRKSTSPPEERKTSNTPPTQRYTIPLKDPAPIDHQRAGSLRREKTEDRISTGFSSRSSSSVPTKPFSSVGRRSKFAQEFIAEFQKQAKQLSSASNERNASSLPTAAKMETVVASHAGRSPSRAPSQPQTSSPIHQPVPLTVPVMPLSAQNVEAKSVHVCPKNEEDDNLSDTGTYTIETDVQDGELEEARSKVDKVQSADVGLKGAPKWKSCWASLADSYTESGAPSGFVDIPSQMELSGGAQGTCTNKAGQNDSADREGSRSPHVPPHLPPGEKTDIAAPSIHVHYDPHTTFDVEDKSLAGCKSPDSIHRLLVQNDVEPDSLSDASKSEDGSLVDERRRPLSDTEEMKHESKPRLPAQSTSFYIGSEEAISKTDHGGSKSRMAKTEKKHTTKSFSTATLTKPRRSHDTVKVRPNVSAPVLCHGSESREGTSSTLLRQKSFTKEKSGNVKLPSITSQSTQIDSGSESVQGTCKDTRSYLKETEDVLAVLEAKLQAAQSEMTPVADSLSGESDIDTSSTVSQHSNRPRSNTLTKKAPITGFRREKSSASITSQDSVQLPGASERRHSQRVESKNQSESVWRHVELKRSVGKYGSTDLSDDPQSLPCSDQETNTHPPYRKYTVPLQKEDGKTSRVSQVLSRTKSLSAPRPTRASMLRRARLGEASDNEGPETEKPVQEVGSAPSKQPQESKKLSRLDMLAMPRKRTNSFNTPSDTEIGRSTGFSNRSAESAGNSARRASAPGPKPVERPQKPPLNRTPLTRVRSSSAKYASSTASSRRRQKGSDYTSTSDDDEYDSNQSTPKNKRSQPSSALHSPRPQPRPRAQPVVALHPKQASKESEDNKHEGETLHNWSNHSAEIARLSQDLAKDLAILAREIHDVAGDGEPTNIDPAATAEATQEKLVSDIPEAGLNHQRVSAGTTSTCEPVQSSMDHKERSRQQDQSTDEAKVDNLMLNPVSQVIVEIRENTEQLAAKIKTLFQDRMDIWEEIEVKVNSENDVPVVKTSNKEITSILKELMRVQRQLEVINTVMDPRGQPDLSRTSASAASSSRVRLSRSTPSRDFRTVHSTSKRGGGPRPGDSVRRAAVTPDDVRQGYLV from the exons TCTCGCAGCGTCGACAAACAACACGCCGTCATCAACTATGACCACAACGCAGACGAGCACATGGTGAAGGATCTGGGCAGCTTGAACGGG ACATTTGTCAATGACCTGCGAATCCCGGAGCAGACGTACATCACCCTCAAGCTCTCTGATGTCATTCGATTTGGCTACG ATGCTCATGTTTATATCTTGGAGAAGAGTCAACATAAGGTCCCAGAGGAAGCTCTTAAA CACGAGAAGTACACAAGTCAGTTGCAGCTTAGTCTGAAAGCCCTGGAGGCCAGGGCAAAGGAGAAGCTACAGTTCCACAGTTCAGAGAAGACCAGGGGACCTGTTTCTAATGTTAAACTGCAGGAGAGGACTGAGAGAAAAGCCCACTCTCTCACAG cTGCCACAGATTCTCCAATATCCAAGCCAACTCCTCTCTATGGTCAACCTTCCTGGTGGGGGGAGGATGAAGACCCGGCTAAAAtaaagcaagaaagaaaattCCCAG AGGCCATTAAAGATGTCAGATATGAAGTCAATGGATCTCTATCTGACAGTCAAGCCAAGTCTCTTTTGTCCTACCACCGGGAGCCCAGCTACTTTGAGATCCCTACAAAGGAAACTCTGCCAAGACTGGTCAAAAAACCTGAGCCCCAGGTTGATGAGGTTCCCACAAAGGACACTCCAAACCTCCCCGAGTGTGTCCCTTCTGCTCCTACACCTGCCATGGTCCAAAGCCATGCCTCCTTCACTATTGAATTTGATGATTGCACTCCAGGTAAAATGAAGATCAAGGACCACATAACTAAGTTTTCCTTCCGCCAGCCACGCAAGCTCCCTTTGATAGATTCCGTCACAACACCCAGTGAGGTGATATCGGCAGAAAATAAGGTTGCTGACTGGCTGGTCCACAGCAATGCTAGTATGATGAGGAGGAAGTCACCTGCTGAAGACATGTACAGCACAAACAGTGACCCATCTTTCCGGAAAATGGATAATG CAAATAACTATGAGGATGGCACCTACAGTGATTTGGGGAAGCCTGCAGTCAATGGAAATGAGTTTTCCTTATCAGAACCTGAAATTTCTTCCTACGTGTCGTCACAATTTGCGAGAGCTTCCCCGCCACAACGCTTCACCTCCTCTGACTCGGAGCAGCCCCTGTCATCCACTCCTCCAGAGTCTCAGTCCCGACCAACTCACTGCAACACTGAGCCACACAAGGCCTTTGTCATTGAATTTTTTGATGATAATTCAAGAAAAAAGCATACCAACTCGCCAACCAATAGCGCATCTTCGCCTGAGTATCCTGGCGTCAGGGTCCTGTTGGAAAAATCAAGAAAGAGCACGAGCCCACCGGAAGAGAGAAAGacctccaacacccccccgACCCAACGGTACACCATCCCTCTGAAGGATCCAGCTCCCATCGACCATCAGAGAGCTGGCTCACTTCGAAGAGAGAAGACTGAGGACCGGATCAGTACCGGTTTCTCTTCTCGTTCTTCATCATCTGTGCCTACAAAACCTTTCAGTAGCGTGGGCCGGAGATCCAAATTTGCCCAGGAATTTATTGCTGAGTTCCAAAAACAAGCAAAGCAGCTCTCTTCCGCCAGCAACGAGAGAAATGCATCCAGCCTCCCTACTGCAGCGAAAATGGAGACGGTGGTAGCATCCCACGCTGGCCGCTCTCCGTCTAGGGCTCCCTCTCAACCACAGACTTCCTCTCCTATCCACCAGCCTGTTCCCCTTACGGTCCCGGTGATGCCCCTCTCAGCTCAGAACGTCGAAGCGAAGAGTGTGCACGTCTGTCCTAAAAATGAGGAGGATGACAATCTGAGCGACACGGGAACCTACACCATTGAAACTGATGTTCAAGATGGAGAGCTAGAAGAGGCACGGAGCAAAGTTGACAAG GTTCAGTCAGCAGATGTAGGCCTAAAGGGTGCTCCTAAATGGAAGTCTTGCTGGGCCAGTTTGGCAGACAGCTATACAGAATCTGGTGCCCCATCTGGCTTCGTTGACATACCTTCCCAGATGGAGCTGTCCGGAGGGG cACAGGGAACGTGCACAAACAAGGCCGGTCAAAACGACAGTGCAGACCGCGAGGGTTCAAGATCTCCACATGTTCCGCCTCATCTACCACCAGGGGAGAAGACTGACATTGCAGCTCCCAGCATTCATGTTCATTATGACCCGCATACAACATTTGATGTAGAAGACAAAAGCTTGGCAGGCTGCAAGTCTCCGGACAGCATTCACAGGTTATTGGTGCAGAATGATGTGGAGCCAGACAGCCTGAGCGATGCCAGCAAGTCTGAGGACGGTTCCCTTGTAGACGAAAGGAGGAGGCCACTGTCAGACACAGAAGAGATGAAACACGAGAGCAAACCCAGACTCCCAGCTCAGTCTACTTCATTCTACATTGGGTCAGAGGAGGCTATTTCCAAAACCGACCACGGAGGATCAAAATCACGTATGGCTaagactgaaaaaaaacacacaacaaaatcTTTCTCTACAGCTACTCTGACCAAGCCGAGAAGAAGCCACGACACTGTAAAAGTCAGGCCCAATGTTTCGGCTCCTGTTCTATGCCATGGTTCAGAATCCAGAGAGGGCACATCATCTACATTACTGAGACAGAAAAGCTTCACCAAGGAGAAGTCAGGTAATGTCAAGCTGCCCAGCATAACCAGCCAGTCTACCCAGATAGACTCGGGGTCTGAATCAGTGCAGGGAACCTGCAAGGACACACGCTCTTACTTAAAAGAGACAGAGGATGTTCTTGCTGTTCTGGAGGCGAAACTCCAGGCTGCACAGTCGGAGATGACCCCTGTAGCAGACTCCTTATCAGGAGAGTCCGACATAGATACCTCCAGCACTGTCAGCCAGCACAGCAACAGACCCAGGTCTAACACGCTGACTAAAAAGGCTCCTATAACTGGCTTCCGAAGGGAAAAGTCTTCAGCCAGTATTACCAGTCAGGACTCAGTCCAGCTGCCTGGTGCGTCAGAGAGGCGACACTCTCAGCGTGTAGAAAGCAAAAACCAGTCTGAGTCCGTCTGGAGACATGTGGAACTCAAACGCAGCGTTGGAAAATATGGCTCCACAGACCTGAGTGATGATCCTCAGAGTTTACCTTGCTCTGATCAGGAGACTAACACCCACCCACCCTACAGAAAATACACTGTGCCCCTTCAGAAGGAGGATGGCAAAACCTCCAGAGTGTCCCAGGTTTTGTCTCGCACAAAGAGCTTGTCAGCCCCGAGGCCCACCCGAGCGTCCATGCTTCGTAGGGCCCGTTTGGGAGAGGCCTCGGACAACGAGGGCCCAGAGACAGAGAAGCCGGTGCAGGAGGTGGGCAGCGCCCCATCTAAGCAACCGCAGGAATCCAAGAAACTCTCCAGGCTGGACATGCTGGCGATGCCTCGTAAGCGCACCAACTCCTTCAACACCCCCAGTGACACCGAGATAGGCAGGAGCACAGGATTCTCCAACCGCAGCGCCGAGTCTGCTGGCAACTCGGCCCGACGGGCCTCTGCTCCAGGACCAAAGCCTGTCGAAAGGCCACAGAAACCCCCCCTCAACAGGACACCACTCACTCGTGTACGCTCAAGCAGTGCCAAATATGCCAGCAGCACTGCCA GCTCTAGGAGACGACAGAAAGGCTCCGATTATACCTCTACCTCAGACGATGACGAGTATGACTCGAACCAGAGCACTCCTAAAAACAAACGCTCCCAACCTTCCTCAGCTCTCCACAGCCCGCGGCCTCAGCCTCGACCCAGAGCTCAGCCCGTGGTCGCCCTCCATCCAAAACAGGCCAGCAAAGAATCGGAGGACAACAAACATGAAGGAGAAACTCTCCACAACTGGTCCAACCACAGTGCTGAGATTGCACG CTTGAGTCAAGACTTGGCTAAAGACCTCGCCATCTTAGCCAGAGAGATCCACGATGTGGCAGGAGATGGTGAGCCCACAAACATCGATCCAGCTGCCACGGCTGAGGCCACTCAGGAAAAG CTGGTCAGCGATATCCCAGAGGCTGGCTTAAACCACCAGAGGGTCTCCGCAGGGACTACATCGACGTGCGAACctgtgcagagcagcatggaTCACAAGGAAAGGAGCAGGCAGCAAGATCAGAGCACAGATGAG gCCAAGGTGGATAATCTGATGTTGAATCCAGTGTCTCAAGTCATTGTAGAAATCAGAGAAAACACGGAGCAACTTGCAGCCAAAATAAA GACACTGTTCCAGGACAGAATGGACATCTGGGAGGAGATTGAAGTCAAGGTGAATTCTGAAAATGACGTTCCCGTCGTCAAAACCTCCAATAAG GAAATCACATCTAttctgaaggaactcatgagaGTTCAAAGGCAACTTGAAG TCATTAACACGGTCATGGACCCCCGCGGGCAGCCCGATTTGTCCAGGAcctcagcttctgctgcatcCTCATCCCGCGTCCGACTCTCCAGATCCACCCCCTCTCGAGACTTCCGAACGGTCCACTCGACCTCTAAACGCGGCGGCGGCCCGAGGCCCGGTGACAGCGTCAGGAGAGCAGCCGTGACACCAGATGATGTCAGACAGGGATATTTGGTCTGA